The following coding sequences lie in one Trichoderma breve strain T069 chromosome 1, whole genome shotgun sequence genomic window:
- a CDS encoding EF-hand domain pair domain-containing protein, whose product MGLQGRWSRNNLVPPNQSGSGLTLKAEFSGINRLIVYLDQFRVCAAKLIAQRDPCEEAIKVVNMFDYDQDGIISVEAIEQLAQEITDERTMPKEEIDNMIDFLDHNGKGGVNLEEFI is encoded by the exons ATGGGCCTACAGGGGAGGTGGTCACGGAACAACCTAGTTCCGCCGAACCAATCAGGGTCAGGACTCACTCTCAAA GCTGAATTCTCGGGCA TTAACCGCCTTATCGTCTACCTCGACCAATTTCGAGTATGCGCCGCAAAGCTCATTGCCCAACGAGATCCGTGTGAGGAAGCTATTAAAGTAGTTAATATGTTTGACTACGACCAGGATGGTATTATTTCAGTCGAAGCTATTGAGCAACTAGCTCAGGAAATCACGGATGAACGTACAatgccaaaagaagagattgacAATATGATAGATTTTCTCGATCACAATGGCAAAGGCGGAGTAAATCTCGAAGAGTTTATATAG